Sequence from the Ziziphus jujuba cultivar Dongzao chromosome 9, ASM3175591v1 genome:
TCTTCATACGGCTATGGTGACTCACATGCGAGTATACCAAATAAGCATTCTACTATTAACGTGTAATGCAGCTATTGGGCCTTACTAAACCTTACCTTAACCAGTTTGTTACCCATTGACCATCATCATTTTATCACCTTTttctggtctttttttttttgtttgtttgatgaATTGCACTACAAAAGCACAATTTGTTACCCCTCTCAGTGACTCTGTGTGTGtgcgtctctctctctctcctttccagtctctctttctcttggcTTGGAAGCAACGCCTATCAGCAAGTTGCATTCTATATTTGGTATAAACACTTTATGGGAATCCATATAAATAGAGTGCTTGTCTATTTTAACTGTGTTTGATATGATTTATTGGATTCTGTCTTACTGCTTCATTTAATCAGAGTCAGAGAGAAGCCATGGCTGAGACCAGTCTTATCTTCTACAGAGGATTAGTTTTGGGGTCCATAGCTTGCTTGTTCCTGGGTTTTGTAGTACCAACTCAATCAGCTCCCGAAGCTGCTCTAGTTACTCAGCTTCCTGGTTTCACTGGCACTTTTCCTTCAAAACACTACTCTGGGTAAGTGGATAGTAATTATTAATAcccatttgtttttgtttccaaattttggtcaaatttgattttttttttgggttttatgttAACAAAATGCGATCTTGGTGGGTTTTTCTGTAATGGGTTGTTGCGTTTGAAGGTATGTGACAATTGATGAAAACCATGGGAGGAATCTGTTCTATTATTTCGTTGAATCAGAGAGAAAGCCGACGGAGGACCCAGTGGTTCTTTGGCTTAATGGTGGACCTGGATGCTCCAGCTTTGATGGATTCGTTTATGAGCATGGTATTTGCATTTTTGAGTTGTTATATTTGTTCATTTTATCTGTTATAAGTTCCGATCAATCTAGTAAAGCGAAATTAATCTCCATCTAATCAAACATTTTCATATGTGGGTTTGTAAGAAGTGTTAAATATTCTTGTGATAATGGAGACTCATGAAAAAGACATCACTGACCAACAGAGCCGGTGTATATATTTTGTCTTCTTCCTCTAAGTTTGCCGAATCCGATATCCCAAATTCCAATATAATTGAATTcgagtatttatttgttttcaggATTATGAGAGAAGACGTTTATATTTAAACCATTCCCTTTCCATATTGTTTCCTGTAAGAAGTGTGCTAAGTTTTTGGATTTTGAGTTTACTTAAGATGGCCTGGATTTAGTAGTTCTTGAATCTGTCTGAAGTACTTTTTATGCTTTCTAACTCACTGGGCACTGCTTAATTGTCATTAAAATTTAATGGGTCCTTCAATTCCATCATGTTTACAGGCCCATTCAATTTTGAAGCGGCAAAGACTGAGGGAAGCCTTCCCCAATTGCACCTTAATCCATACAGCTGGTCTAAGGTTGGAACTTTAAAACTTAATTTTGAAAGtttaaggaaggaaaaaaaaaaaaaagccttttatGTATAATATCATATGAGGAATGTTATTCAAGAATATCCTCACCTGACAATAGGGTTATGCTTCATATAATAGGTATCCAACGTTATATATTTGGATTCTCCTGCTGGTGTGGGGTTTTCTTACTCAAAAAACAGAACTGACTACAGAACTGGCGATTTAAAGACTGCTTCTGATAGCCATACATTTCTTCTGAAGGTAAAAGGGGAACTGACTTTGAAGTTAGCATACTAATTGCATTGCTAATTTTCCTGTCTCCGATTATAATAATGGATATGCAAATTGCTTCCAGTGGTTTGAATTGTACCCGGAGTTtgtctccaatccattttttATTGCTGGAGAGTCATATGCTGGAATTTATGTGCCAACTCTAGCTTATGAAGTAGTCAAAGGTATTCTTTATGACTCATAACTACTAATAATGCATAGAACTAAAGAGTTCTTCTAATATTTAAACTGATTGTTTTTGCTTCGACATATTTAAACTAATGTTGAAATCAAAGCTAAAAGCTCGACTCTGGATCTTTGGCAGGACTTGATGCAGGTGCAAAGCCCATACTCAACTTCAAGGTATCCAATCGCTTCTTACCtttgttaaattttcaaatatattgctTGAATCTAAAGTCATTACATGCAGGGTTATTTGGTGGGCAATGGAGTTACTGATGATGTGATTGATGGCAATGCTTTGGTTCCATTTGCACATGGAATGGGACTGATATCAGATGACCTGTTTGAGGTAGGTGCAAAATGTTTCTTTAGCATTAAGCATTCTATCTAATGCTAATATGTGTTATTCAACCCAAATAACAATGATTTTACCTtgtaatttgcaatttttttttttccaggagCTAAAACTTATAGTAGAGTCTGTTCTTATGCCTTTCCAGAgttcctttttgttttctccCCCTAAATCACAGCTCTGATAATTCATGCTATGTTTTACAGGAGGTTACTAATGAATGTAATGGAAACTTTTATAATTCAGCCATTGAAAGTTGTCAGAACAAGCTTGCAAAAGTTGACGAGGTAACAAATTATACTGAATGTGAATAGATTAATTTGGATAATGTGGATAATATGTTCTTTGGTCaacttaaaaattcattttaatcaCAGGACATAGAAGGACTGAACATATATGACATCCTAGAACCATGTTATCACGACCCAAGCATATGGGAGACTCCAACTATTGAATTAAAACTGCCATCCAGCTTCCGACGGTTAGGTGAGACTGAAAGGCCACTTGCTGTAAGAACAAGAATGTTCGGTCGTGCCTGGCCTTTTAGAGCTCCTGTTAGAGATGGAATTGTTCCAACTTGGCCACAGCTTCTTAACGGCCAGACTGTCCCATGTACCGTAAGTTGTTTAGGTTGCTATTGCTTTGATTTTTCTTCATCCTTCCTTTTAATTTCCTCAGCTCCTTGCAGATTTGAAGTTGTCATGATTCCAGGATCAACAAAGTCAATcacttatttaccaaaaaaaaaaaaaaaaaaaaaaaaaaaacaaagtcaaTCACTTATTTACAAATGTGATTAATTAGTTCTGTGGTTTATTTCATTCTGTTGTAATTTGTTTCATATGATGCTCCTAAAAATTTTGTCGCCTGTAGGATGATGAAGTTGCAACTGCATGGTTGAATGATGAAACAGTTAGGAAAGCAATTCATGCGGAAGAGGTAAAGGATTTCATATAATTACTTTAATCATAATCGGAAATTTGTTGGATCCAAGAGACTGGGAATGCACTAATTATATGTTTCTTGTTGCGCAATAGGAAAGCATAATTGGTCCTTGGGAGTTGTGTACAGGCAACATTGTTTTTAGTCATGATGCTGGGAGTATGATCAATTACCACAAGAACCTTACTTCCAGGGGATATCGGGCACTTATATACAGGTAAATCTCATTGATTGTACCAGTGATTGTTAAGagactttgttttttgttttatttttcagttctccatgaatacaataaaaatttaaatatgaaagggaaaaaaacaattagaagaaaaatgttCCAAGTTTCTCAGTTGTATGAGTTGAAATGGTCTCTGTAAGATTGTAGTGTTCTTTCTCTGAGTCAGATCCTGTGGTTAAAAAACCAGAAGTTTGTGTAATTATTCtcaagaaaggaaaaggaaagcaAACATGATTTACGATGGAAATATGAATAATGGAACTATTAGCTGCTTCATACTGGTCATGCATCCACTGTCTTACAACTAGCCTAATAAGTGATATGCGAAGGGAGCTTCTGTAAAGTGTATGTCAAGTTGAAAACTGCTAGATGATTTACAGTATGACAGGAATGGTTACTAAAATTTTGGTTCCAAGCATGGAATGGATTAAATTGGAACTTAGCAATGACCATTATTATACTTCAAGCAAACGATATTTGTAACATTTGCTAACTTTTAGAACCGATGTGAATTCCTGTTCTTGTTTCTTGCAGTGGCGATCATGATATGTGTGTTCCATACACTGGTAGTGAAGCATGGACAAGATCAGTTGGTTATAATATTGTGGATGAATGGAGACCTTGGAATTCCAATGGACAAGTTGCCGGGTAATTTCTCTAAGGAAAACTATGTTTGCAACTTCTTTAGAATTCAATAGTTTGTCTCGTGAAATTTCATTACATCAATGAAACGCCAATTTCGCTTGTTATTGATTCTTTGACATCATTGGTTGCAGGTTTATCCAGGGTTATGAATACAACCTCACCTTTGTAACCATAAAGGTCCTTAAACTCGCAATTCgactaaataaattttagtaaaggaggaggaaaaaaaaaaaaaaaaaagagatttaataaattttgtatgTTAATTTTAGCGTTCTTATAATTTAAGTTATGATTATTGAATTGGTTGCAGGGAGCTGGACATACTGTTCCGGAATACAAGCCACGAGAGGCATTGGATTTTTACAGCCGGTTTTTGGCCGGACAACCAATATAAACCAAATATGTCAGTTACAATAGAGTGCCTACCGGATTATCAGTAACACAgcgaaggaaagaaagaagtgCCTGCCtgattatcaataagaataagaaaaaagaaggctCACAATGTATGATTAATTTGCATGGCTATATGATATTTAAACATGAACTGAATAATAATTTGGTTTTAAAGCAACAGTAGCAAGAGTTTCCTTGAATGTGAATGCATCATTTTACCCACCCATAGTTGAGCATATCTTAGAATTTGCTACTTTCGCACAAGGAGAAAACCTTGCTGCAATGCAAACCCATAAAATCAATGTTAGCATCTTATGCCATTTATTCGAGGGGTCCTTTTTACTCCAACGTATTTGACAAATGTCAttcccccaaaaaataataatgataaaaaaaaaataaaaaaaaatttaacaaatgttTTTGACAAACCAACCTGATGGGTagataattgtttaaattttaatgtgatttaaCCTTTTTAACTGTTAAATTTATTAACTCTGGTTACGGATAAGGTGCTTCGTTCCaggtctttttgttttttttttttttttgtcggtTTGTTTTCAGCAGGCTGATGagaaatatatttggtttgttAAATACTTCGGCCAGATACCTTTTACACTCTAACTTGATTCTTAGCCCcctaataagaaaataaaaaataaatgaataaataaaaaaagaactacTTGGTTGCCTATTTTGGCTACAATGAGAAGAAACTCGGTACTTTGACAATTATTTCTAGTACCAGACAGCTGAAAGACAATCCTTTCAGTTTACGTTCACGATATTCAACGAGCTCGACTTGGTGCAACTACAATAAATGCCGACCaacattatcatatttttggcAACAAAATGAAGATTAATTCAGCCAATCAAGCCACAAACTATCAACTGATTTTCACTTGTTCTCTCTTTTAATTCCATCTTTAAATTGGGCCATCATATCTCCCATTAGAATGTAATTAAACTGGGATACTGTAGTACAAATCATACTCATGGAAAACTAACTCAAAATAGATCTCCCTCTTCCAAATTAGCTATAAACCTATAACGGCATTACATCAAAATCCGGATGGCAGCAACCGGCACAAGTAACTACTCTGATTTATAACTATATGTAGCTTCATAAATTCGTAGCTTCAaagaatttaatattaaaaaaacagatGCTCAGAAAGAGAATTTCATCAAGAACTCGAGTGCATCTATCTATTTTCATGCAACGTCAGAAGCAACCTCAAGAGCAAACTAAACAGCATTTTTCTTGTTTCTGAAGTTCTCTTTCAACAATGAAAACTTTTTCTTGCATTGATTCACAGTCTTACCTGGAACTGCAGCAGCAACTCGCTCCCATCGCTGAGTGGCATCCTTCGGAAAGGTTTTCAAAGCCTGAACCAGGGCTCTTTCTTGTACAGCAGACCACACATCTTGCTCCGAACTAGAAGATACCCCATCAGCATTTGTATCATTAGGACTCTGGTCGTTTGCACTCTTGTTTGCAGAATCTTGTGGAATGTCTGTCTGCACAGAATTGTTTTCACTCTTCTGAGGAGTTGAGACCCCTTCTATTTCCTCCCTAGTAGTGAGGGGAGATGCAATAGAGGGTGCAGGCTTCCTCTTTTCGAGAAATGAATCAAAAGCTTTGGCAGAATCAGGTTTCTGAAGAAGTACTGTTTTGGTTGCCTTCAATATTTCTTCCACAGATCTTCCAGTACCAATGTACTCTGAAATAACTTCCCACCTCCGAGATGTTCCTTTTGGATATTTCTGCATTCCTTTTCTCAAAAGCTCAATCTCTTCTCTGCCCCAAGGTTTTTCCTTCTTCGCGGAGCTGTTCAAAGGGGTACTTCCATTAGTCTGCACAGATCCATTGGGCTGCTCAGTTTTCTTCTTATCTTCCT
This genomic interval carries:
- the LOC107427732 gene encoding serine carboxypeptidase-like 20 → MNCTTKAQFVTPLSDSVCVRLSLSPFQSLFLLAWKQRLSASCILYLSQREAMAETSLIFYRGLVLGSIACLFLGFVVPTQSAPEAALVTQLPGFTGTFPSKHYSGYVTIDENHGRNLFYYFVESERKPTEDPVVLWLNGGPGCSSFDGFVYEHGPFNFEAAKTEGSLPQLHLNPYSWSKVSNVIYLDSPAGVGFSYSKNRTDYRTGDLKTASDSHTFLLKWFELYPEFVSNPFFIAGESYAGIYVPTLAYEVVKGLDAGAKPILNFKGYLVGNGVTDDVIDGNALVPFAHGMGLISDDLFEEVTNECNGNFYNSAIESCQNKLAKVDEDIEGLNIYDILEPCYHDPSIWETPTIELKLPSSFRRLGETERPLAVRTRMFGRAWPFRAPVRDGIVPTWPQLLNGQTVPCTDDEVATAWLNDETVRKAIHAEEESIIGPWELCTGNIVFSHDAGSMINYHKNLTSRGYRALIYSGDHDMCVPYTGSEAWTRSVGYNIVDEWRPWNSNGQVAGFIQGYEYNLTFVTIKGAGHTVPEYKPREALDFYSRFLAGQPI